Proteins from a single region of Planktothrix tepida PCC 9214:
- a CDS encoding ATP-binding protein gives MGNICIIGPRASGKTTYLAALAYKKRLSSKSKNFNLQPLNDDSRAIADKAENIICQGESVEPTVIGDAIQSVYNLPIYSFNIEIKKNIFSKTESFHLNVRDYPGEVFEKIAEPKQEKIAEPNQSDSIHEEFIKECLMKDIVGCLILLPEWKKGTDNFYNRVMNRFIDLMDVNDRLNDLKLAIAMSKCERGELWPGRIEPEIDLFGVHLPNTKATLKERIHSKNLRFYAISTFGVLRRTDPRPNRVDEQGKDGKASVLREASHWHPYNMIDPLYWLSKKG, from the coding sequence ATGGGCAACATTTGCATTATTGGGCCACGAGCTTCGGGAAAGACAACCTATTTAGCCGCTTTAGCTTATAAAAAGCGACTGAGTAGTAAATCAAAAAACTTTAACCTGCAACCTCTAAATGATGATTCTAGGGCAATTGCCGATAAAGCAGAAAATATTATCTGTCAAGGAGAATCTGTAGAACCCACCGTGATTGGGGATGCAATTCAATCCGTTTATAATTTGCCCATTTATTCTTTTAATATTGAAATCAAAAAGAATATCTTCAGTAAAACAGAATCGTTTCACTTGAATGTGCGAGATTACCCAGGGGAAGTGTTTGAAAAAATTGCTGAACCTAAACAAGAAAAAATTGCTGAACCTAACCAATCGGATTCTATTCATGAAGAATTCATTAAGGAATGCTTGATGAAAGATATTGTAGGTTGTTTAATTTTATTACCGGAATGGAAAAAGGGAACTGATAATTTTTATAATCGGGTAATGAATCGATTTATTGACCTCATGGATGTTAATGATCGGCTCAACGATTTAAAATTAGCAATTGCCATGAGTAAGTGTGAACGAGGAGAGCTTTGGCCAGGAAGAATTGAACCTGAAATTGATTTGTTTGGAGTTCATTTACCGAATACTAAAGCGACTTTAAAAGAAAGAATTCATTCTAAAAATTTAAGGTTTTATGCAATATCAACCTTTGGAGTTCTCCGAAGAACTGATCCTCGCCCCAACCGAGTTGATGAACAGGGGAAAGACGGCAAAGCTTCTGTTTTAAGGGAGGCTTCCCATTGGCATCCTTATAACATGATTGACCCTCTGTATTGGCTGAGTAAAAAAGGATAG
- a CDS encoding type IV secretory system conjugative DNA transfer family protein → MERFIFEIITSTFQILGWLVVQLLGLLLKGLGWVTGESLKFVGTSINRKNIVILGPGEVLKPLIQYRELFDYSQTAYPKEISSLANSHHSNGDFWLGRSLRWKGNKANLGNDVWIPSSFLHQHVLIVGPTGSGKTELLLKSAENLMQNGNLICVDAAGFLTDRLTTLAAKTGSQLLCWDLSSARKRVVWNFLEELEKFGSEREIRAIAEAIYGNFGETDHNAAFWKRDILWLTAFLGLVVEARRQNVIKFDPSYLSELIMDRDGVQALLNHIPQANQWASDLCSYLTLPDDRFGLDISFLQNKLSPFKDPHVKSICDGKTGIYLLPALNGTSKHTLVIGQSLADGKFGSSLAGVMISYVMNVMYRRMRNPNHNWTPTYIICDEAPRLKNIDYEELTAIGRNAKAGVFIMCQSIDQFNEKTMAALNNCRTQIFLQNVSYKTAEWLSQQLGEYQRQVMSMSTQGVLGFSPKNQRNIGYERVPVLGVREISNRPYSALPSGRSALVRVSASQTPSDKPFLTDYST, encoded by the coding sequence ATGGAAAGATTTATTTTCGAGATCATCACATCTACCTTCCAAATTTTGGGCTGGCTTGTGGTACAACTGCTCGGACTTTTACTCAAAGGATTAGGTTGGGTAACAGGGGAAAGCTTGAAGTTTGTAGGGACTTCTATCAACCGTAAAAATATTGTTATTCTTGGCCCTGGAGAAGTTCTTAAGCCATTAATTCAATATCGGGAACTTTTTGATTATTCACAAACAGCTTACCCAAAAGAAATTAGCAGTTTAGCGAACAGTCATCACAGCAATGGCGACTTTTGGTTAGGGAGATCTCTGAGATGGAAAGGTAACAAAGCTAATTTAGGGAATGATGTTTGGATTCCTAGCTCTTTTTTACATCAGCACGTTTTAATTGTAGGGCCAACAGGTTCAGGTAAAACCGAGTTATTACTAAAATCGGCTGAGAATCTAATGCAAAATGGAAATTTGATTTGTGTTGATGCCGCTGGATTTTTAACAGATCGGTTAACAACTCTAGCTGCGAAAACTGGATCACAATTACTCTGTTGGGATTTAAGTTCGGCTCGAAAACGAGTGGTCTGGAACTTTTTAGAGGAACTAGAAAAATTTGGGAGTGAAAGAGAAATTCGAGCGATCGCTGAAGCGATTTATGGTAATTTTGGAGAAACGGATCACAATGCTGCTTTTTGGAAACGAGATATTCTATGGCTTACTGCTTTTCTCGGTTTAGTTGTAGAAGCTAGACGGCAAAATGTGATTAAATTTGATCCCAGTTATTTATCAGAATTAATCATGGATAGGGATGGGGTACAAGCTTTATTAAATCATATCCCCCAAGCTAATCAATGGGCTTCTGATCTCTGTTCCTATCTTACCCTTCCTGATGATCGGTTTGGGTTAGATATTAGCTTTTTACAAAATAAATTGAGTCCTTTTAAAGATCCCCATGTTAAGTCTATTTGTGATGGAAAGACTGGAATTTATTTACTTCCTGCTTTAAATGGAACCTCTAAACATACCCTGGTTATTGGTCAATCCTTAGCTGATGGAAAGTTTGGTTCTTCCTTAGCAGGTGTAATGATTAGTTATGTAATGAATGTGATGTATCGTCGGATGAGAAATCCCAACCATAATTGGACTCCGACTTATATTATTTGTGATGAAGCTCCACGATTAAAAAATATTGATTATGAAGAATTGACTGCTATTGGCCGAAATGCTAAAGCTGGAGTTTTTATCATGTGTCAATCTATCGATCAATTTAATGAAAAAACAATGGCCGCACTGAATAACTGTCGCACCCAAATTTTTTTACAAAATGTCAGTTATAAAACGGCTGAATGGTTAAGTCAACAACTCGGTGAATATCAAAGGCAGGTGATGAGTATGTCAACACAGGGAGTTTTGGGGTTCAGTCCTAAGAACCAACGCAACATCGGTTATGAACGAGTTCCGGTTTTAGGCGTTCGGGAAATTAGTAATCGTCCCTATTCAGCGTTACCCAGTGGACGTAGTGCTTTAGTTCGAGTGAGTGCGTCCCAAACCCCTAGTGATAAACCGTTTTTAACTGATTATTCAACATAA
- a CDS encoding CAP domain-containing protein, translated as MSLIPDFSISALVGNDSSEMISLFPGQLSGYPGGVLALDGNDTVFGSSDDDLILGNTGFDQLSGREGADTLFGGKDGDLLNGENGNDILFGNLEADTINGGDGFDSVFGGKSDDVLNGEGGNDTLSGDLGADTLTGGSGKDVFLLQQQGQGRDFITDFEPGIDLIQLPNNVGEVQVQAVGSTQTRLVVTASNEELALLDGITPSQLNSGDFIGQGFTLQLDNNPLNPPNPPNPPSLPSSDFTQQVLELTNNFRSQNGLQPLTLNTQLNSAAQEHSEDMALEDFFSHTGLDGSTPSTRAQEQGYPSSFVGENIGAGYQTPEEVVQGWIDSPGHRANLLNPDYTEIGIGYFYLANDTGVENWNYYWTQVFGA; from the coding sequence ATGAGCTTAATTCCAGATTTTTCCATTAGCGCTTTAGTGGGAAATGATTCCTCAGAAATGATTTCCCTATTTCCAGGGCAGTTATCCGGCTATCCTGGAGGCGTATTAGCCCTCGATGGCAATGATACCGTATTCGGTTCCAGCGATGATGATTTAATTTTAGGCAACACAGGCTTTGATCAATTATCCGGTCGTGAGGGTGCTGATACCTTATTTGGTGGTAAAGATGGAGATCTCCTCAACGGAGAAAATGGCAATGATATTCTATTTGGCAATCTTGAAGCCGATACCATCAATGGTGGTGATGGCTTTGATAGTGTGTTTGGCGGTAAAAGCGATGATGTCCTCAATGGCGAGGGCGGAAACGATACCCTATCGGGAGATTTAGGTGCGGATACCCTCACCGGAGGTAGTGGCAAAGATGTGTTTCTATTGCAACAACAAGGTCAAGGTCGTGACTTCATTACTGATTTTGAACCAGGCATTGATTTAATTCAGTTGCCTAATAATGTTGGGGAAGTGCAAGTGCAGGCTGTGGGTAGCACTCAAACTCGCCTTGTGGTGACTGCAAGCAATGAAGAATTAGCACTCCTTGATGGTATTACTCCATCCCAGTTAAATTCAGGAGATTTTATTGGCCAGGGATTTACATTGCAGCTTGATAATAATCCTCTTAATCCCCCTAATCCCCCTAATCCTCCTAGTCTCCCCAGTTCAGATTTTACACAACAGGTCTTAGAGTTAACCAATAACTTCCGCAGCCAGAATGGTTTACAGCCTCTTACTTTAAATACTCAGTTAAACTCAGCAGCCCAGGAACACAGTGAGGATATGGCACTTGAAGACTTTTTCAGTCACACTGGGTTAGATGGTTCTACTCCCTCAACCCGCGCCCAAGAGCAAGGATACCCCTCTTCCTTTGTTGGTGAAAATATTGGGGCTGGTTATCAGACACCTGAAGAAGTTGTACAAGGATGGATTGATAGCCCAGGACACCGCGCTAACTTGCTAAACCCTGATTATACCGAAATAGGCATTGGCTATTTCTATTTAGCAAATGACACGGGTGTTGAAAATTGGAACTACTATTGGACACAGGTGTTTGGAGCGTAG
- a CDS encoding choice-of-anchor W domain-containing protein, protein MQIQKFLVPFLLSTFGLGFSTPSVEAFTLNHLSSDSEMNALMQDIAFVAEGRIGDRSATATHELNLHESDPGHPQVTDQFNWLSGVAQPFELLYDAVSHLVHFTVGDRTLTQVYTDPFSDFFLRTRATKPGSSMLLSNLQLDGISLNAQSHAIADTGGLDILRISDVMNSFKLTGESTMTWQGTPPVQSQLAFQIKVAQATPPKEVPEPNLAISLLILSLMGMTSQRSSWQ, encoded by the coding sequence ATGCAAATACAAAAATTTCTGGTTCCATTTCTCCTGAGCACCTTCGGTTTAGGATTCAGCACCCCATCCGTAGAAGCTTTTACCCTAAACCATCTCTCCTCCGATAGCGAAATGAATGCTTTAATGCAAGATATTGCCTTTGTTGCAGAAGGAAGAATTGGCGATCGCAGTGCCACTGCCACCCACGAACTGAATTTACACGAATCCGATCCCGGTCATCCTCAAGTCACAGACCAATTTAACTGGCTCTCAGGAGTTGCTCAACCCTTTGAACTCCTTTATGATGCCGTTTCTCACTTAGTTCATTTTACCGTTGGCGATCGCACCCTCACCCAAGTCTATACCGATCCCTTTTCCGACTTCTTTCTTCGCACCCGCGCCACAAAACCCGGAAGTTCGATGCTCCTGAGTAACCTGCAACTTGATGGCATTTCTCTCAATGCTCAATCCCATGCTATTGCTGATACAGGCGGACTCGATATTCTGCGAATTTCTGATGTTATGAATAGTTTTAAACTCACAGGAGAATCTACCATGACTTGGCAAGGCACTCCCCCCGTTCAATCTCAATTAGCCTTCCAAATTAAAGTCGCTCAAGCCACCCCACCGAAAGAAGTTCCTGAACCTAATTTAGCAATTAGCTTATTAATTTTGAGTTTAATGGGAATGACTTCTCAACGTTCATCTTGGCAATAA
- a CDS encoding PEP-CTERM sorting domain-containing protein: protein MSESIASLFLKNDKTQNLFYFSREVTINMAYKPLKNLALGLISASVSLIPFLSPQAARAATLSGDWNYSIDSFNDSMSGYDVGNTIYEMYGMAMKQTADEVIFAINTHLPAGGVTDGYAQDDHIGWGDLLLNFTGQALDAASNAAQLVGIRWANNDSGVPELGLYNNVTAKSVAQENGLLLWDASLRGYNNWIRSHGGNPTIGDLGAEDPYFNQNHHIQNVIASGNKIGDVNLITDIGSLGLNFAQFGATGTQTIAFSVARSLLPDGLFTAHLAPECDNDVVALVSQLNAVEPEPVPEPSTVLPLLALGLVFGGSRLRRGNRPTPKLG from the coding sequence ATGTCGGAATCAATTGCTTCTTTATTCCTCAAAAACGACAAGACTCAAAACCTATTCTATTTCAGCCGTGAGGTCACGATTAATATGGCATACAAACCTTTGAAAAATCTGGCTTTGGGTTTAATTTCCGCCAGCGTTAGTTTAATTCCCTTTCTGTCTCCCCAAGCTGCTCGTGCTGCTACGCTGTCAGGAGATTGGAACTACAGCATTGATTCCTTTAACGATAGTATGTCAGGCTATGACGTCGGTAATACCATCTACGAAATGTACGGCATGGCAATGAAGCAAACCGCCGATGAAGTGATTTTTGCCATTAATACCCACTTACCTGCCGGAGGTGTAACCGATGGCTATGCCCAGGATGACCATATTGGATGGGGTGATCTGCTTCTGAATTTTACAGGACAAGCTTTAGACGCTGCCAGTAATGCGGCTCAATTAGTGGGAATTCGCTGGGCGAATAATGATTCAGGAGTCCCTGAACTCGGACTCTATAACAACGTCACCGCCAAAAGCGTTGCTCAAGAAAACGGTTTACTGTTGTGGGATGCCAGTTTACGGGGTTACAACAACTGGATCAGAAGTCATGGCGGCAACCCCACCATCGGTGACTTAGGGGCAGAAGACCCCTATTTTAACCAAAATCACCACATTCAAAACGTCATCGCCTCTGGAAACAAAATTGGTGATGTCAATCTGATCACCGATATTGGCAGTTTAGGATTAAACTTTGCTCAATTTGGAGCCACAGGAACTCAGACTATCGCCTTCAGTGTCGCCCGTTCTTTACTCCCCGATGGTTTGTTCACGGCTCACCTCGCCCCCGAATGTGATAACGATGTAGTCGCTTTAGTCAGTCAACTCAACGCCGTTGAACCCGAACCCGTCCCAGAACCTTCGACTGTTTTACCTCTCCTCGCTCTGGGCTTAGTTTTCGGAGGCTCTCGACTACGACGAGGAAATCGCCCCACCCCCAAACTCGGTTAA
- a CDS encoding NB-ARC domain-containing protein — protein MTSLIPFDFLKAVAAEHGLSDAEFEALSLALEGYSTTDIATQLDLSAIAIRKRLGEVYKKFQISGSGPGKLADLKHQLLLEFQSHPTTPTLEAKHPRQHSQIDWGEAPDVPVFFGRTEELTQLQQWITHNHTRVVTVVGMGKVGKTALAVKLIEQIHSDFERVIWRSLRYAPPLEELLGELIGSLSGSSKLPPGTGKQIFRLVECFRGSRCLVVLDELESLFQPQELAGTYRPGYESYGELLRQVGELAHRSCLMVLSREEPLEIAVQAGTTQPVKVWRLGGLSEAEGQPLLHSLLGKASVENEKVIELIRDCGGNPLLLRLVTQKIQELFNGNLDRFFEHHQLFYGNFQKLGWMGELLNLVFREQVERLSAGEIQVLNRLVLSDETVSLTQLQSHVQVFGDRTKLLNTLASLHRRSLLQQISELEEVKFSLNPMIRQYMRQHLIETICTLITHNPDQSLEELGCLGVLGLEKIHTQEEEKDFKKNAYERVGRFLNQIGYQQYMKGELISAKLYLSWALQFHPNLAPAHFNLGSTYEKLQDLESAQIHYERATETEVKKAKYSALNNLARLQILEGNYQAAIELIEPILPEVQDNGILTSLYKNLGWAYFHKNLYTQAEKFLVEALELNESCTAAYLLLAQVKVAQGKKRQALVYWEEGLNSQVEEGGFSHEPWKWPEIEIWKGEARRYLQMGK, from the coding sequence TTGACTTCCCTAATTCCTTTTGATTTCTTAAAAGCAGTGGCAGCGGAACATGGTTTGTCCGATGCTGAATTTGAAGCGTTGTCTTTGGCATTGGAGGGTTACTCAACAACGGATATCGCCACTCAGCTTGACTTGAGTGCGATCGCCATTAGAAAGCGCTTGGGGGAGGTGTACAAAAAGTTTCAAATTTCCGGTTCTGGGCCGGGGAAGTTGGCGGACTTGAAACATCAACTGCTCTTAGAGTTTCAGTCCCATCCAACCACCCCAACTCTTGAAGCGAAGCATCCACGCCAGCACAGCCAAATTGACTGGGGTGAAGCACCGGATGTACCTGTGTTTTTCGGGCGCACGGAAGAATTAACGCAATTGCAGCAGTGGATTACTCACAACCACACTCGTGTTGTCACAGTTGTGGGGATGGGGAAAGTTGGCAAAACAGCTTTAGCGGTGAAACTAATTGAACAAATACACTCTGACTTTGAGCGGGTGATTTGGCGCAGTTTGCGTTATGCTCCACCTCTGGAGGAACTGTTAGGGGAGTTAATTGGAAGTTTGTCGGGTTCTTCTAAACTTCCCCCAGGAACAGGAAAACAAATTTTTCGCTTGGTTGAGTGTTTTCGTGGATCTCGCTGTTTAGTGGTGTTGGATGAACTGGAAAGTTTATTTCAGCCACAAGAACTGGCGGGAACTTATCGACCCGGTTATGAAAGTTATGGGGAATTGTTGCGACAAGTGGGGGAATTGGCGCACAGAAGCTGTTTGATGGTTTTGAGTCGAGAGGAACCTTTGGAGATTGCAGTTCAAGCGGGAACGACTCAACCGGTTAAAGTTTGGCGACTTGGCGGGTTATCTGAGGCTGAAGGACAACCCCTGCTCCATTCATTACTGGGAAAAGCCAGCGTAGAAAATGAGAAGGTGATAGAGTTAATTCGAGATTGTGGGGGTAATCCTTTGCTGTTGCGGTTAGTAACTCAGAAAATTCAGGAGTTATTTAATGGCAATCTTGATCGGTTTTTTGAACATCATCAGCTTTTCTATGGCAATTTTCAGAAGTTGGGTTGGATGGGGGAGTTACTCAATTTAGTATTTCGAGAACAGGTTGAGCGACTGTCTGCTGGGGAAATCCAAGTTTTGAATAGGTTGGTGCTGTCTGATGAAACGGTGTCGCTGACACAGTTACAATCCCATGTTCAAGTGTTTGGCGATCGCACGAAACTCTTAAATACCTTAGCGTCTTTGCATCGGCGATCGCTTCTACAACAAATCTCGGAGTTGGAAGAAGTTAAATTCAGCCTCAACCCCATGATTCGTCAGTACATGAGACAGCATCTCATTGAAACAATTTGTACTTTGATTACCCATAACCCTGACCAATCTTTAGAGGAACTGGGGTGTTTAGGAGTATTGGGTTTAGAAAAAATTCACACTCAGGAGGAAGAAAAAGACTTTAAAAAGAATGCTTATGAGCGAGTGGGAAGATTTTTAAACCAAATTGGGTATCAACAGTATATGAAAGGAGAATTGATTAGTGCGAAACTTTACCTGAGTTGGGCGCTTCAGTTTCATCCGAATTTAGCTCCGGCTCATTTTAACTTGGGTTCAACTTATGAAAAGTTGCAGGATTTAGAATCAGCCCAAATTCATTATGAAAGGGCAACGGAAACTGAAGTTAAAAAAGCAAAATATTCGGCTCTCAATAATTTAGCTCGATTACAAATCTTGGAAGGAAATTATCAAGCTGCAATTGAATTAATTGAGCCAATTTTACCGGAGGTTCAAGATAATGGAATTTTAACAAGCCTGTACAAAAATTTAGGGTGGGCTTATTTTCACAAAAATCTTTATACTCAAGCTGAAAAGTTTTTAGTTGAAGCTTTGGAGTTGAATGAAAGTTGTACAGCCGCTTATTTGTTATTGGCTCAAGTTAAGGTGGCTCAAGGCAAGAAGCGACAAGCATTAGTTTATTGGGAAGAAGGATTGAATTCCCAAGTTGAAGAAGGTGGATTCAGTCATGAACCTTGGAAATGGCCGGAAATTGAAATTTGGAAAGGGGAAGCTCGTCGCTATTTACAGATGGGAAAATGA